A window of Corallococcus macrosporus DSM 14697 contains these coding sequences:
- a CDS encoding PEGA domain-containing protein produces the protein MLPALRDAGQPPLTKEEVVATRPETTLAPHFDAPSEVRPGEVREQRASIEGASLLMVDSEPSGAAVSVNGRAEGTTPLSVTLDCVTDAPVTVKLTRRGFSPLEHTLSCRQDTMTQLFGKLRKGKSGAKP, from the coding sequence GTGCTCCCCGCGCTCCGGGACGCCGGTCAGCCCCCGCTCACGAAGGAGGAGGTGGTCGCCACCCGCCCCGAGACGACGCTGGCCCCCCACTTCGACGCGCCCTCGGAGGTCCGCCCGGGCGAGGTCCGGGAGCAGCGCGCGTCCATCGAAGGCGCCAGCCTGCTCATGGTGGATTCCGAACCTTCCGGGGCGGCGGTGTCCGTGAATGGGCGGGCCGAGGGCACCACCCCGCTGTCCGTCACGCTGGACTGCGTGACAGACGCGCCTGTTACGGTGAAGCTCACGCGGCGGGGCTTCAGCCCCCTGGAACACACGCTCTCATGCCGGCAAGACACCATGACCCAGCTCTTCGGGAAGCTGCGCAAGGGGAAGAGCGGCGCCAAGCCGTGA
- a CDS encoding response regulator, whose amino-acid sequence MSTTSNTVLVVDDDADIREAVQDILSFEGYTVAQAANGQEALALLTGPDALRPCLILLDLMMPVMDGEEFVGRLQQEQRLAELPIILVTASGRAQLPGVRAILKKPFDMDVLLSAVGEHRH is encoded by the coding sequence GTGAGCACCACGTCCAACACCGTCCTGGTCGTGGATGACGACGCCGACATCCGCGAGGCCGTGCAGGACATCCTGTCCTTCGAAGGCTACACCGTGGCCCAGGCCGCCAACGGGCAGGAGGCCCTGGCGCTGCTGACCGGGCCGGACGCGCTGCGCCCATGCCTCATCCTGTTGGACCTGATGATGCCCGTCATGGACGGCGAGGAGTTCGTCGGCCGCCTCCAGCAGGAGCAGCGCCTGGCCGAGCTGCCCATCATCCTCGTCACGGCGAGCGGCCGCGCCCAGCTCCCCGGCGTCCGGGCCATCCTCAAGAAGCCCTTCGACATGGACGTGCTGCTGAGCGCGGTGGGCGAGCACCGCCACTGA
- a CDS encoding HAMP domain-containing sensor histidine kinase, which yields MSLRAWLAATMGVLALLTLMAATLLVVLTSVLDRSAETLGTAVEGIRVSEELEVGMLAHDRMVHEGPERLPRGPGGLTRFELEASLYRQIGELRRIASTEAEREQLDAVRADVDVYVSAQRDPGRAEREAGPALDDALNGLEQVIAINVERARLARLQAERWNDMADSAGVMLCGLLLLGVLIVSLLLRRVAFQPLRDISQAMRRFGEGSKRARAPEAGPAELRDMARTFNEMANSLAHQQEQQLAFLAGVAHELRNPLSALKLSTALSDRGRAQLTPERMERTLALVGRQVGRLDRMVGDLLDATRIEAGRLELRPEVRDACELTRDVVELYRSGDTGHVLRLEVPGWPVLVRVDPARLEQVLHNLISNALKYSPAGSTVEVAVRREQDAAVLCVTDQGIGISEEEKRLLFAPFQRAGNARQRAPGVGLGLSVARRIVEGHGGSLDVVSQPGHGSVFRVRLALTEVASRAEEGSGLASPPDTLH from the coding sequence ATGAGCCTGCGTGCGTGGCTCGCCGCCACCATGGGGGTCCTGGCCCTGCTGACGCTGATGGCCGCCACCCTGCTCGTCGTCCTGACGAGTGTGCTGGACCGCAGCGCCGAGACGCTGGGCACCGCCGTCGAGGGCATCCGGGTCTCCGAGGAGCTGGAGGTGGGCATGCTGGCCCATGACCGGATGGTCCATGAAGGTCCGGAGCGGCTGCCCCGCGGTCCCGGAGGCCTGACACGCTTCGAGCTGGAGGCGTCGCTGTACCGGCAGATTGGGGAGCTGCGGCGCATCGCCTCGACGGAGGCGGAGCGCGAGCAGTTGGACGCGGTCCGCGCGGACGTCGACGTCTACGTCTCCGCCCAGCGGGACCCGGGGCGAGCGGAGCGGGAGGCGGGCCCGGCGCTCGACGACGCGTTGAATGGCCTGGAGCAGGTCATCGCCATCAACGTGGAGCGCGCGCGCCTGGCCCGCTTGCAGGCGGAGCGGTGGAACGACATGGCGGACTCCGCGGGCGTGATGCTGTGCGGCCTGCTCCTGCTGGGCGTGCTCATCGTGAGCCTGCTGCTGCGCCGCGTGGCGTTCCAGCCGCTGCGGGACATCAGCCAGGCCATGCGCCGCTTCGGCGAGGGCAGCAAGCGCGCCCGCGCGCCCGAGGCGGGGCCCGCCGAGCTGCGGGACATGGCGCGCACGTTCAACGAGATGGCCAACAGCCTGGCGCACCAGCAGGAGCAGCAGCTCGCCTTCCTCGCGGGCGTGGCGCACGAGCTGCGCAATCCGCTGTCCGCCCTCAAGCTGTCCACGGCCCTGTCGGACCGGGGCCGCGCCCAGCTCACGCCCGAGCGCATGGAGCGCACCCTGGCCCTGGTGGGCCGGCAGGTGGGGCGGTTGGATAGGATGGTGGGGGACCTGCTCGACGCCACCCGCATCGAGGCGGGCCGGCTGGAGCTGCGCCCGGAGGTGCGGGACGCGTGCGAGCTGACCCGCGACGTGGTGGAGCTCTACCGCTCTGGCGACACCGGCCACGTCCTCCGGCTGGAGGTGCCGGGCTGGCCCGTGCTGGTGCGGGTCGACCCGGCCCGGCTGGAGCAGGTGCTGCACAACCTCATCAGCAACGCGCTGAAGTACTCGCCGGCGGGCAGCACCGTGGAGGTGGCGGTGCGCCGGGAGCAGGACGCCGCTGTCCTGTGCGTGACGGACCAGGGCATTGGCATCTCCGAGGAGGAGAAGCGCCTGCTCTTCGCGCCCTTCCAGCGCGCCGGCAATGCCCGTCAGCGCGCGCCGGGCGTGGGCCTGGGCCTGTCGGTGGCCCGGCGCATCGTGGAGGGCCATGGGGGGAGCCTGGACGTGGTGAGCCAGCCCGGCCATGGCTCCGTCTTCCGCGTGCGGCTGGCCCTGACGGAGGTGGCCTCGCGGGCGGAGGAGGGCTCGGGGCTGGCGTCCCCGCCGGACACCCTGCACTGA
- a CDS encoding glycosyltransferase family 4 protein, which produces MSPPPGTGIVYASFDRFPSPKGAAVHIRAFVEALGAAFGGVDLVALRDNPTAPAGPLALSEGVTYHPLESRGKDLVAQALSFRSHLAAWWRGRPRAAVVHVRSIFEGYPVACQKEALTDALVFEVNGLPSIELKYHYPDVADDVELLRKLVAQEDVCLSRADLIVTPSEVTAEYLVTARGVEASRVQVIPNGADLEMFRYAPPRPLAPGRPVRLLYSGTMTSWQGVHHAIDACRLLRRELPTVLTLVGPLRRHARRALMDRCGDLLLEGAVELLEPLPQAALAALHHACDVVLVPLPFNDRNCVQGCCPLKLLEAMATGTPVVASNLPVVSTLAAPDEVMLIRPGSAKAIAEAVKALCADPTLGPAMSAKARARVERDFPWSRAGEALVSAYEERLGMARASTRRSTSASAWA; this is translated from the coding sequence GTGTCTCCCCCGCCCGGCACCGGCATCGTCTACGCGTCGTTCGACCGCTTCCCCTCGCCCAAGGGCGCCGCGGTGCACATCCGCGCCTTCGTGGAGGCCTTGGGGGCGGCCTTTGGCGGCGTGGACCTGGTGGCGCTCCGGGACAACCCCACCGCGCCCGCCGGGCCGCTCGCCCTCTCGGAGGGCGTGACGTACCACCCGCTGGAGTCACGCGGGAAGGACCTGGTGGCGCAGGCCCTGTCGTTCCGCTCGCACCTGGCGGCGTGGTGGCGGGGACGTCCGCGCGCCGCCGTGGTGCACGTGCGCTCCATCTTCGAAGGCTATCCGGTCGCCTGCCAGAAGGAGGCGCTGACGGACGCGCTCGTCTTCGAGGTGAACGGCCTGCCATCCATCGAGCTGAAGTATCACTACCCGGACGTGGCGGATGACGTGGAGCTGCTGCGCAAGCTGGTGGCGCAGGAGGACGTCTGTCTCTCGCGCGCGGACCTGATCGTGACGCCGAGCGAGGTGACGGCGGAGTACCTCGTGACGGCACGGGGCGTGGAGGCCTCGCGCGTGCAGGTGATTCCCAACGGCGCCGACCTGGAGATGTTCCGGTACGCGCCGCCGCGCCCGCTGGCGCCCGGGCGTCCCGTGCGGCTGCTGTACAGCGGCACGATGACGTCCTGGCAGGGCGTGCACCACGCCATTGACGCGTGCCGGCTGCTGCGAAGGGAGCTGCCCACCGTGCTGACGCTGGTGGGGCCGCTGCGCCGGCACGCGCGCCGGGCGCTGATGGACCGGTGCGGAGACCTGCTGCTGGAGGGCGCAGTGGAGCTGCTGGAGCCCCTGCCCCAGGCGGCGCTGGCGGCGCTGCACCATGCGTGTGACGTGGTGCTCGTGCCCCTGCCCTTCAACGACCGCAACTGCGTGCAGGGCTGCTGCCCCCTGAAGCTGCTGGAGGCCATGGCCACGGGCACGCCCGTGGTGGCCAGCAACCTCCCGGTGGTGAGCACCCTGGCCGCGCCGGATGAGGTGATGTTGATACGGCCGGGCTCGGCGAAGGCCATCGCCGAGGCGGTGAAGGCCCTGTGCGCCGACCCCACCCTGGGCCCCGCGATGAGCGCGAAGGCGCGGGCGCGCGTGGAGCGCGACTTCCCGTGGAGCCGCGCGGGTGAGGCGCTGGTGAGCGCCTACGAGGAACGGCTGGGGATGGCGCGAGCCAGCACGCGGCGAAGCACCTCCGCCTCCGCCTGGGCCTGA
- a CDS encoding glycosyltransferase, which produces MSDSPRVLLIAERFPPDIGGLARSGARTAGSLVKLGARVDVLAWTRTAAPGALQTVADAGDVSPFARGVTLHRLGLFGSMDLSMQHTLDVLGYLHAKQRYDLVWGHYLAPPGFLAVAFAESVGIASTVSARGNDVDQLMFPPGDFARLLWTLQRARVLTAASADLGRKMCMLLGRDEAVEVIPNAVDTGIFSPGPADPALRARLGIAPEEAVLGFSGELRHKKGLPFLLSALTEVRRVRPACLLVIGEVRPRDAEHLVSFRAEHPEDAARIVISGPLDSPEAIAAHLRLCDVYLQPSLWEGMPNALLEAMACARPVIASDAGGIPEAVDPGRNGFIVSKALLNHLGQACLDVLSLPPEQRVAMGAAARQRIEERFQAQAEAEVLRRVLARAIPSRSS; this is translated from the coding sequence ATGTCCGACAGCCCGCGCGTCCTCCTCATCGCTGAACGCTTCCCGCCCGACATTGGCGGCCTGGCCCGCAGTGGCGCGCGCACCGCGGGCTCACTGGTGAAGCTGGGGGCACGGGTGGACGTGCTCGCCTGGACGCGCACGGCGGCGCCCGGAGCGCTCCAGACGGTGGCGGACGCCGGCGACGTCTCACCCTTCGCGCGCGGCGTGACGCTCCACCGGCTGGGGCTGTTCGGCAGCATGGACCTGTCCATGCAGCACACGCTCGACGTGCTCGGCTACCTGCACGCGAAGCAGCGCTATGACCTGGTGTGGGGGCACTACCTGGCTCCGCCGGGGTTCCTCGCCGTCGCCTTCGCCGAGTCCGTGGGCATCGCCTCCACCGTCAGCGCCCGGGGCAATGACGTGGACCAGCTCATGTTCCCCCCGGGGGACTTCGCGCGCCTGCTGTGGACGCTGCAGCGCGCCCGCGTCCTCACCGCGGCCTCCGCGGACCTGGGCCGGAAGATGTGCATGCTCCTGGGGCGCGACGAAGCGGTGGAGGTCATCCCCAACGCCGTGGACACCGGCATCTTCTCGCCCGGCCCCGCGGACCCCGCGCTGCGGGCCCGGCTGGGCATCGCGCCCGAGGAGGCCGTGCTCGGCTTCTCAGGGGAGCTCCGCCACAAGAAGGGCCTGCCCTTCCTGCTCTCCGCCCTCACCGAGGTGCGCCGCGTCCGGCCCGCGTGCCTGCTCGTCATCGGCGAGGTGCGGCCGCGTGACGCCGAGCACCTCGTCTCCTTCCGCGCCGAGCACCCCGAGGACGCCGCGCGCATCGTCATCTCCGGGCCGCTGGACTCGCCCGAGGCCATCGCCGCGCACCTGCGCCTGTGCGACGTCTACCTCCAGCCGTCCCTCTGGGAGGGCATGCCCAACGCCTTGCTGGAGGCCATGGCCTGCGCCCGGCCCGTCATCGCCAGCGACGCGGGCGGCATCCCCGAGGCCGTGGACCCCGGCCGCAATGGCTTCATCGTCTCCAAGGCCCTGCTCAATCACCTGGGGCAGGCGTGTCTGGACGTGCTCTCCCTGCCGCCCGAACAGCGCGTCGCCATGGGCGCCGCCGCCCGTCAGCGCATCGAGGAGCGCTTTCAGGCCCAGGCGGAGGCGGAGGTGCTTCGCCGCGTGCTGGCTCGCGCCATCCCCAGCCGTTCCTCGTAG
- a CDS encoding RNA polymerase sigma factor produces the protein MLYRRHAKALRHRAWRLLGCRHEAEDVLQEVFLAMVSQPGLHRGEASVFTLLYQMVTHKALDRCRARSRRHERLMGAWGALPQGVPRGGRGSAESLDAAGDLQWMSRAEPPRTLMAALLHFAAGHTQGEVAALLGVSRKTVVRMLGRLQTQVAGGGDA, from the coding sequence GTGCTCTATCGTCGCCATGCGAAGGCCTTGCGGCACCGTGCGTGGCGCCTGCTGGGCTGCCGTCACGAGGCGGAGGACGTCTTGCAGGAGGTGTTCCTGGCCATGGTGTCCCAGCCTGGGCTGCACCGGGGAGAGGCCTCTGTCTTTACGCTGCTCTACCAGATGGTGACGCACAAAGCGCTCGACCGGTGCCGGGCCCGGTCGCGCAGGCATGAGCGGCTCATGGGGGCATGGGGGGCTCTGCCGCAGGGCGTGCCCCGGGGCGGACGCGGCAGCGCCGAGAGCCTCGATGCCGCGGGAGACCTGCAGTGGATGTCCCGCGCCGAGCCACCCCGGACGCTCATGGCGGCCCTGCTGCACTTCGCCGCGGGGCACACCCAGGGGGAGGTGGCCGCGCTCCTGGGCGTCTCACGCAAGACGGTGGTGCGGATGCTGGGCCGGCTCCAGACACAGGTCGCGGGTGGCGGTGACGCGTGA
- a CDS encoding MopE-related protein: protein MLALWGCGGPQETATEHEEALSTSNQGLAASVRVTQDVAAGAYHSLFLKKNGEVWSWGQNTAGQLGTGSVSTTPQSQPAQVIGLPAIKAIAAGIAHSLALDTNGEVWAWGQNAAGQAGIGSTGGTVLQPQKVPALSGIQAIAANGSYSLALGEDGSLWAWGQNSSGQVGTGSTSVSVHTPTQVQGLPAIRAIAAGLNHVLALDTEGRVWGWGANTSGQTGRGSTSTTVLSPTLVTGLPPVRAIAAGAGHSLAVDEAFGNVWAWGQNNFGQTGTGATSTTPVLNPTAVGGIFAVTDIAAGHFFSLAIVGEGHAVAWGHNVFGQLGNGSTTASAIPVSVTGLGDARAVAAGAQHALAIRPGCPVWSWGNNGQGQLGTGSVSTAPTSTPLSSLIINTFYFDGDMDGFGDEYIAEQACEPSPGFVEELDCDDYSMTTFPGAPEMCNGMDENCDGTVDDGNPSGGDTCSTGLLGVCATGTTACVEGAVACQQNQTASDELCDALDNDCDGEADEDNPEGLQECATGQQGVCGEGVTYCTHGAVECVQKQGPAPEVCDGRDNDCNGELDEGVTLETWYRDADGDGFGDASQPAQGCVQPAGYVTNANDCNDGNAAIRPGAAETCDGLDNDCNGSVDEGVLSTWYRDADGDGFGNGAQPAQACAQPEGHVANANDCDDASANVRPGASEVCDSVDNNCNGAVDEGLTFQAWYRDADGDGYGAPTQSTQACSQPGGYVSNASDCNDASASIRPGVSEVCDSVDNNCNGTVDEGVGSTWYRDADGDGFGTPSQPTQACSQPSGYVANNTDCNDATSGARPGGTESCDGVDNNCNGSIDEGVKSTWYRDADGDGYGSTSASASTQACSKPSGYVSNATDCNDASATIRPGASEVCDGADNNCNGSIDEGVKSTWYRDADGDGYGSTSASASTQACSKPSGYVSNATDCNDASATIRPGASEVCDGADNNCNGSIDEGVKSTWYRDADGDGYGSTSASASTQACSKPSGYVSNATDCNDANSSIHPNATEVCDGVDNNCNGPIDEGVLTTWYRDADGDGFGNPVISTQSCTRPSGFTASNTDCNDNFNLIHPDRPELCYDGIDNDCNSLVDKLCEICLFTAQAASHTGKPSEQIEACRIL, encoded by the coding sequence ATGCTGGCCCTCTGGGGCTGCGGCGGCCCGCAGGAGACAGCCACGGAGCATGAAGAAGCACTGAGTACATCGAACCAGGGCCTTGCGGCATCCGTCCGAGTCACCCAGGACGTGGCGGCGGGCGCCTATCACAGCCTCTTCCTCAAGAAGAATGGCGAGGTCTGGAGCTGGGGCCAGAACACGGCGGGCCAGCTTGGAACGGGCAGCGTCAGCACCACGCCGCAGTCCCAGCCCGCGCAGGTCATCGGCCTCCCCGCCATCAAGGCCATCGCTGCGGGCATCGCTCACTCACTGGCGCTGGATACGAACGGCGAAGTCTGGGCGTGGGGCCAGAATGCCGCCGGGCAGGCGGGGATTGGCAGCACGGGCGGCACCGTGTTGCAGCCGCAGAAGGTGCCCGCGCTCTCCGGGATTCAGGCCATCGCCGCCAACGGCAGCTACTCGCTCGCGCTGGGTGAGGATGGGAGCCTGTGGGCCTGGGGCCAGAACAGCTCCGGTCAGGTCGGGACGGGGAGCACCAGCGTGTCGGTCCACACGCCCACGCAGGTGCAGGGGCTGCCGGCCATCCGCGCCATCGCGGCGGGCCTGAACCACGTCCTGGCGCTGGATACCGAGGGCCGCGTGTGGGGCTGGGGCGCGAACACGTCCGGCCAGACGGGACGGGGCAGCACCAGCACGACCGTGCTGAGCCCCACACTGGTGACGGGCCTGCCACCGGTCCGAGCGATCGCCGCGGGCGCGGGTCACTCCCTCGCGGTGGATGAAGCCTTCGGCAACGTCTGGGCCTGGGGCCAGAACAACTTCGGGCAGACGGGGACTGGCGCCACGAGCACCACGCCCGTCCTGAACCCCACTGCGGTGGGAGGCATCTTCGCCGTCACGGACATCGCCGCAGGTCACTTCTTCTCCCTGGCCATCGTTGGCGAGGGGCATGCGGTGGCGTGGGGACACAACGTCTTCGGCCAACTGGGGAACGGGAGCACGACGGCCAGCGCCATTCCGGTGAGCGTGACGGGGCTCGGTGACGCGCGCGCCGTCGCGGCCGGCGCGCAGCACGCGCTGGCCATCCGTCCGGGGTGCCCGGTGTGGAGCTGGGGCAACAACGGGCAGGGGCAGCTCGGCACGGGCAGCGTCTCCACCGCGCCCACGTCGACGCCGCTGTCGAGCCTCATCATCAACACGTTCTACTTCGACGGCGACATGGACGGCTTCGGGGATGAGTACATCGCCGAGCAGGCCTGTGAGCCGTCACCCGGGTTCGTGGAGGAGTTGGACTGCGACGACTACTCGATGACCACGTTCCCCGGCGCGCCCGAGATGTGCAACGGCATGGATGAAAACTGTGACGGCACCGTGGACGACGGGAACCCCAGCGGAGGTGACACCTGCTCCACCGGCTTGCTGGGAGTCTGCGCCACGGGCACCACGGCGTGCGTCGAAGGCGCGGTGGCCTGTCAGCAGAACCAGACGGCGTCCGATGAGCTGTGCGATGCCCTCGACAACGACTGCGACGGCGAGGCTGACGAGGACAACCCGGAAGGACTCCAGGAGTGCGCGACCGGGCAGCAAGGTGTGTGCGGTGAAGGCGTGACGTACTGCACCCACGGCGCGGTCGAATGCGTCCAGAAGCAGGGCCCTGCGCCGGAGGTCTGCGATGGCCGGGACAACGACTGCAATGGAGAGCTGGACGAAGGCGTGACGCTGGAGACGTGGTACCGCGACGCGGACGGCGACGGCTTCGGCGATGCGAGCCAGCCGGCGCAGGGCTGTGTGCAGCCGGCTGGCTACGTGACGAACGCGAACGACTGCAACGACGGCAACGCCGCCATCCGGCCTGGTGCGGCGGAGACGTGCGACGGGCTGGACAACGACTGCAATGGATCCGTCGACGAAGGCGTGCTGAGCACCTGGTACCGCGACGCGGACGGCGATGGGTTCGGCAACGGTGCCCAGCCCGCGCAGGCCTGCGCCCAGCCCGAAGGGCACGTCGCGAACGCCAACGACTGCGATGACGCCTCCGCCAACGTCCGTCCGGGTGCTTCGGAGGTCTGTGACAGTGTGGACAACAACTGCAACGGCGCGGTGGACGAGGGCCTGACCTTCCAGGCTTGGTACCGCGACGCTGACGGAGACGGATATGGTGCGCCGACGCAGTCGACGCAGGCCTGTTCGCAGCCCGGCGGCTACGTGTCCAACGCCAGCGACTGCAACGACGCGAGTGCCAGCATTCGTCCTGGCGTCTCGGAGGTTTGCGACAGCGTGGACAACAACTGCAATGGCACCGTCGACGAGGGCGTCGGTTCCACGTGGTACCGAGACGCGGATGGCGACGGGTTCGGCACCCCGAGCCAGCCCACCCAGGCGTGCTCGCAGCCGAGCGGCTACGTAGCCAACAACACCGACTGCAACGACGCCACCTCAGGTGCCCGTCCTGGCGGCACGGAGTCGTGCGACGGCGTGGACAACAACTGCAACGGGTCCATTGATGAAGGCGTGAAATCCACGTGGTACCGTGATGCCGACGGTGACGGCTATGGGAGCACGAGCGCGAGCGCGTCCACCCAGGCATGTTCGAAGCCCAGCGGATACGTCTCCAACGCCACTGACTGCAACGACGCCAGCGCCACCATCCGTCCTGGAGCCTCGGAGGTCTGCGACGGCGCGGACAACAACTGCAACGGCTCCATTGATGAAGGCGTGAAATCCACGTGGTACCGTGATGCCGACGGTGACGGCTATGGGAGCACGAGCGCGAGCGCGTCCACCCAGGCGTGTTCGAAGCCCAGCGGATACGTCTCCAACGCCACTGACTGCAACGACGCCAGCGCCACCATCCGTCCTGGAGCCTCGGAGGTCTGCGACGGCGCGGACAACAACTGCAACGGCTCCATTGATGAAGGCGTGAAATCCACGTGGTACCGTGATGCCGACGGTGACGGCTATGGGAGCACGAGCGCGAGCGCGTCCACCCAGGCGTGTTCGAAGCCCAGCGGATACGTCTCCAACGCCACTGACTGCAACGACGCCAACTCCAGCATTCACCCAAACGCCACAGAGGTCTGTGACGGGGTAGACAACAACTGCAATGGCCCCATTGACGAAGGAGTGCTCACAACATGGTATCGGGACGCGGATGGCGACGGCTTTGGAAATCCAGTCATTTCCACACAGTCTTGCACCCGCCCATCGGGATTCACAGCCTCCAACACTGACTGCAACGACAACTTCAATCTCATACATCCGGACCGACCCGAGCTTTGCTATGACGGGATCGACAACGACTGCAACAGCTTGGTCGACAAGCTATGCGAAATATGCCTCTTCACCGCACAGGCAGCCAGCCACACAGGAAAGCCATCGGAACAAATTGAGGCCTGCAGAATATTATAG
- a CDS encoding nicotinamidase yields MKTQVKALPLPRFYDAAHAGQFGYNPDAGKLQVEAQGWRAANDVSMSATDTFNLHLLLIDVQKDFCFPEGSLYVAGRSGRGAVDDSRRIAEFIYRNLGALTNVTATLDTHFAYQIFFPSFWVDQDDQPLTPYREVTREQIERGQARPNPAMAKWLCGGNYPWLLKQVKYYCEELERAGKYTLYLWPPHCLLGSDGHALAGVVQEARLFHSFARGVQSWAEVKGGNPLTENYSVLRPEVLGRHDGQPLAQRNTQFLKTLLTADAVVIAGQAASHCVKSSIDDLLGEIVAQDAALARKVYLLTDCMSAVTVPDGKGGFAADFTPQAEASLQRFADAGMHLVKSTDPLASWPDLRIA; encoded by the coding sequence ATGAAGACGCAAGTGAAGGCGCTTCCGCTTCCGAGATTCTACGACGCGGCCCACGCAGGGCAGTTCGGGTACAACCCTGACGCGGGGAAGCTCCAGGTGGAGGCCCAGGGCTGGCGCGCGGCGAACGACGTCTCCATGTCGGCGACGGACACGTTCAACCTGCACCTGCTGCTCATCGACGTGCAGAAGGACTTCTGCTTCCCGGAGGGCTCGCTCTACGTGGCGGGACGCAGCGGACGCGGGGCCGTGGATGACAGCCGCCGCATCGCGGAGTTCATCTACCGGAACCTCGGCGCGCTGACGAACGTGACGGCGACGCTGGATACCCACTTCGCGTACCAGATCTTCTTCCCGTCCTTCTGGGTGGACCAGGATGACCAGCCGCTGACGCCGTACCGCGAGGTGACGCGCGAGCAGATTGAGCGAGGGCAGGCGCGGCCCAACCCCGCGATGGCGAAGTGGCTGTGCGGCGGCAACTACCCCTGGCTGCTCAAGCAGGTGAAGTACTACTGCGAGGAGTTGGAGCGGGCGGGGAAGTACACGCTGTACCTGTGGCCGCCGCACTGCCTGCTGGGGAGTGACGGACACGCGCTGGCGGGCGTGGTGCAGGAGGCGCGGCTGTTCCACTCGTTCGCGCGGGGCGTGCAGTCGTGGGCGGAGGTGAAGGGCGGCAATCCGCTGACGGAGAACTACTCGGTGCTGCGCCCGGAGGTGCTGGGGCGGCATGACGGCCAGCCGCTGGCGCAGCGCAACACCCAGTTCCTCAAGACGCTGCTGACCGCGGACGCGGTGGTGATCGCAGGGCAGGCGGCCAGCCACTGCGTGAAGAGCTCCATCGACGACCTGCTCGGGGAGATTGTCGCGCAGGACGCGGCGCTGGCTCGCAAGGTGTACCTGCTGACGGACTGCATGTCGGCGGTGACGGTGCCGGACGGCAAGGGCGGCTTCGCGGCGGACTTCACGCCGCAGGCGGAGGCGTCGCTCCAGCGCTTCGCGGACGCGGGCATGCACCTGGTGAAGTCCACGGACCCGCTGGCGAGCTGGCCGGACCTGCGCATCGCCTGA
- a CDS encoding protein phosphatase 2C domain-containing protein, which yields MSALPFDIAAASVPGREHARAGRNNQDALCIRASEHGLVAVVTDGCGSQPCSEMGAQLGARRLAQAALVRLASGARVDAPTFLPGLRADVLSLLGELRGALGREVLGDFLFTVVGAVVTPALTLVFSAGDGVWALNGEVHPLGPFPGNAPPYLAYALMHGDAVPLTVQALVPTDEVHALLLGTDGVADLARLATSRLPERDELVGPLSRLWTEDRYFANPDALRRRLAMLNREAVRADFASQHLVRTPGLLPDDTTLVVLRRRMGRA from the coding sequence ATGTCCGCGCTGCCCTTCGACATCGCCGCTGCCTCGGTGCCAGGCCGGGAGCATGCCCGCGCCGGACGCAACAACCAGGATGCGCTGTGCATCCGGGCCAGCGAGCACGGCCTGGTGGCCGTGGTGACGGATGGCTGTGGCAGCCAGCCGTGCAGTGAGATGGGCGCGCAGCTCGGCGCGCGCAGGCTGGCCCAGGCGGCGTTGGTGCGGCTCGCGAGCGGCGCGCGCGTGGACGCGCCCACCTTCCTGCCGGGGCTTCGCGCGGACGTGTTGTCCCTGCTCGGCGAGCTCCGGGGGGCGCTGGGCCGCGAGGTGCTGGGGGACTTCCTCTTCACCGTGGTGGGCGCGGTGGTGACGCCCGCGCTGACGCTCGTCTTCTCCGCGGGAGATGGCGTGTGGGCGCTCAACGGGGAGGTGCATCCGCTCGGGCCGTTTCCAGGGAACGCGCCGCCGTATCTCGCCTATGCGCTGATGCACGGGGACGCGGTGCCGCTGACCGTCCAGGCCCTGGTTCCCACCGACGAGGTCCACGCGCTGCTGCTGGGGACCGATGGCGTGGCGGACCTGGCGCGGCTGGCCACCTCGCGGCTGCCGGAGCGGGACGAGCTCGTCGGACCGCTGTCGCGGCTCTGGACGGAGGACCGCTACTTCGCCAACCCGGACGCCCTGCGCCGCCGGCTGGCCATGCTCAACCGCGAAGCCGTGCGCGCGGACTTCGCTTCCCAGCACCTGGTGCGCACGCCGGGCCTGTTACCGGACGACACCACGTTGGTCGTGCTGCGCCGCCGCATGGGGAGGGCGTGA